In one window of Helianthus annuus cultivar XRQ/B chromosome 17, HanXRQr2.0-SUNRISE, whole genome shotgun sequence DNA:
- the LOC110925186 gene encoding sufE-like protein 2, chloroplastic gives MGRKWLGTWSPGFETLPGDPVTVIEYATTSQFRVMADPTCSIDDDDTRLRLPLFKPVNFDILPSSPPISISTNPRSTISCSVVTVTPVTFANSKLQTLTAEFNSISEPIDRVKRLIQYASQLPQLDDSVRVPANRVMGCMAQVWLDVRMDLDEMMRVLADSDSEITKGFCSCLISVLDGATPEEVLGMKTEDLGDLNVAGLHGTKVDSRVNT, from the exons ATGGGGCGGAAATGGCTAG GAACCTGGTCACCGGGATTTGAGACTCTTCCAGGAGACCCTGTAACCGTAATCGAGTATGCTACAACTAGCCAATTCAGGGTTATGGCAGATCCT ACATGCAGTATCGATGATGATGACACCAGACTCCGTCTCCCATTATTCAAACCCGTCAACTTCGATATTCTTCCTTCTTCTCCACCAATTTCAATTTCTACAAACCCTAGATCCACTATTTCATGCTCCGTCGTTACTGTCACTCCTGTCACATTTGCGAATTCAAAGCTTCAAACTCTCACAGCCGAATTCAATTCCATATCCGAGCCGATTGACCGCGTCAAGCGGCTTATTCAGTACGCGAGTCAGCTACCGCAACTCGACGACTCGGTTAGGGTTCCGGCGAACCGAGTGATGGGATGCATGGCGCAGGTGTGGCTCGATGTGAGGATGGATTTAGACGAAATGATGAGGGTTTTGGCGGATAGTGATTCGGAGATTACGAAAGGGTTTTGTTCGTGCTTGATTTCGGTGCTCGATGGAGCGACGCCGGAGGAAGTTTTGGGGATGAAGACGGAAGATTTGGGGGATTTGAATGTTGCTGGTTTGCATGGAACCAAGGTTGATTCTAGGGTTAATACCTAG